In a single window of the Nitrospirota bacterium genome:
- the murA gene encoding UDP-N-acetylglucosamine 1-carboxyvinyltransferase, with the protein MKSIYINGGKKLSGEVFISGAKNAALPILAAALLCEGKHRIANVPRLADVTTFGRILQNMGVSFERQGGDVLIDSTALANPEAPYDLVRTMRASVLVLGPLVARMGRARVSLPGGCAIGARPINLHLMGLEKLGATVEIEHGYVVAGAKKLRGAHIYFDTVTVTGTENIMMAASLAEGETVLENAAREPEIVDLANALVRMGAKIEGAGTDIIRIQGVEKLHALDYTVMPDRIETGTFVIAAAITSGTVVIKNCFPGHLDAVLAKVSETGALIKTDDSTIQVTGQRVIKPVNVTTLEYPGFPTDMQAQIMSLVSLAEGTSVINETIFENRFTHVAELRRMGADIQTDGRTAIIKGVPKLSAAPVMATDLRASASLILAGLAAEGQTVISRIYHLDRGYDNIEQKLSALGADIKRV; encoded by the coding sequence ATGAAATCAATATACATCAACGGCGGAAAAAAACTGAGCGGCGAAGTCTTCATCAGCGGGGCCAAGAATGCCGCCCTGCCGATCCTTGCGGCAGCGCTTCTCTGTGAAGGAAAACACCGGATAGCGAATGTCCCGCGCCTGGCCGATGTAACGACCTTCGGCAGGATCCTCCAGAACATGGGGGTGTCCTTCGAGCGGCAGGGCGGTGATGTCCTGATCGATTCCACGGCATTGGCGAATCCCGAGGCGCCCTACGATCTTGTGCGGACCATGCGGGCATCGGTCCTGGTGCTCGGGCCGCTTGTGGCGCGCATGGGCAGGGCGCGCGTGTCGCTGCCCGGCGGATGCGCCATCGGAGCCCGGCCGATCAACCTGCACCTCATGGGCCTGGAAAAGCTCGGCGCGACCGTCGAGATCGAACACGGCTATGTCGTGGCCGGCGCGAAGAAGCTTCGCGGCGCGCATATTTATTTCGACACCGTGACCGTGACCGGCACCGAGAACATCATGATGGCCGCCTCGCTCGCGGAGGGGGAAACGGTCCTCGAGAACGCAGCGCGGGAGCCCGAGATCGTGGACCTCGCGAACGCCCTTGTCCGGATGGGCGCGAAGATCGAGGGAGCGGGCACGGACATCATCAGGATACAGGGTGTCGAGAAGCTTCATGCCCTGGACTACACCGTCATGCCGGACAGGATCGAGACCGGGACCTTCGTGATCGCCGCGGCCATAACCAGCGGAACGGTCGTGATCAAAAACTGTTTTCCCGGCCATCTCGATGCCGTGCTCGCGAAAGTATCCGAGACAGGGGCACTGATAAAGACCGATGACAGCACGATCCAGGTCACTGGTCAGCGCGTGATCAAACCCGTGAACGTCACCACCCTGGAGTATCCCGGATTTCCCACGGACATGCAGGCGCAGATCATGAGCCTGGTGTCCCTGGCGGAAGGCACGAGCGTCATCAACGAAACCATCTTCGAGAACCGTTTCACGCATGTGGCGGAACTCCGGAGAATGGGGGCCGACATCCAGACCGACGGACGCACCGCGATCATCAAGGGAGTACCGAAGCTTTCCGCGGCGCCGGTGATGGCGACGGACCTGCGCGCAAGCGCCTCGCTCATCCTCGCCGGCCTCGCCGCCGAAGGACAGACCGTGATATCGCGCATATACCATTTGGACCGGGGATATGATAATATTGAGCAGAAGCTCTCGGCGCTGGGGGCGGACATTAAGAGAGTGTAA
- the prfA gene encoding peptide chain release factor 1 yields the protein MFKKLEAVAEKYDELTRLLSDPVVAADHLQYQKYSKERSDIEDVVSHYRAYRALVKQVHEAGEITNDKQSDPELRAMAEAELRELTLKSERLEQELRLMLVPRDPRDDRNIFLEIRAGAGGDEAGLFAAELFRMYSRYAEKKRWQVTLLDMSTTGVGGAKEVIAQIQGKGVYSRLKYESGVHRVQRVPTTESSGRIHTSTVTVAVLPEVDDVEVNIEQKDLRIDTYCSSGPGGQSVNTTYSAVRITHIPTGEVVACQDERSQLKNRIKAMKILKARLLEKERARQDAETAQDRRSQVGSGERSEKIRTYNFPQTRVTDHRIGMSLYRLDSVMDGDIDEFIDGLTAAANAERLKNL from the coding sequence ATGTTCAAAAAATTAGAAGCAGTTGCGGAAAAATATGACGAGCTGACCAGGCTCCTGTCCGATCCCGTCGTCGCTGCCGACCACCTGCAATACCAGAAGTACTCCAAGGAGCGGTCGGACATCGAGGACGTGGTAAGCCACTACCGTGCCTACCGGGCCCTGGTAAAGCAGGTCCATGAGGCCGGGGAGATCACCAACGACAAGCAGTCGGACCCCGAGCTGCGCGCAATGGCCGAGGCCGAGCTCAGGGAACTCACGCTGAAAAGCGAGCGCCTGGAACAGGAACTCCGGCTCATGCTCGTGCCCAGGGATCCGCGGGACGACAGGAATATCTTCCTCGAGATCCGCGCCGGCGCGGGCGGCGACGAAGCGGGGCTTTTCGCGGCCGAGCTGTTCCGCATGTATTCCCGCTATGCGGAGAAGAAGCGCTGGCAGGTCACCCTTCTGGACATGAGCACCACCGGCGTCGGCGGCGCAAAGGAGGTCATCGCCCAGATCCAGGGCAAGGGAGTGTACAGCAGGCTTAAATACGAGAGCGGCGTGCACCGGGTCCAGCGTGTGCCTACAACCGAATCCAGCGGCAGGATACACACCTCCACGGTGACCGTGGCCGTGCTGCCCGAAGTCGACGACGTTGAAGTGAACATCGAGCAGAAGGACCTGCGCATCGATACCTACTGCTCATCCGGTCCCGGCGGGCAAAGTGTGAACACCACCTACTCCGCCGTCAGGATCACCCACATCCCCACCGGCGAGGTGGTCGCGTGCCAGGACGAGCGATCGCAGCTCAAGAACCGCATCAAGGCCATGAAGATCCTGAAGGCCCGGCTGCTGGAGAAGGAGCGGGCCAGGCAGGACGCCGAAACAGCCCAGGACCGCAGGTCACAGGTCGGCTCCGGAGAACGCAGTGAAAAGATCCGGACCTACAACTTTCCGCAAACCCGCGTAACGGACCACCGCATCGGGATGTCGCTGTACCGGCTCGATTCCGTTATGGACGGCGACATCGACGAGTTCATCGACGGCCTGACCGCGGCGGCGAACGCGGAGCGGCTGAAAAATCTTTGA
- the hisC gene encoding histidinol-phosphate transaminase gives MRTKSPKTKDIVTLIRPQVRKLAAYHVDETPVRIKLDAMENPFPLPDALRREIAAVVRNTKINLYPDPSAKKLKKAIAAMWGIKPEQMILGNGSDELIQAVILAFGGPVLAPAPTFAMYEITSRALAQSVVTVPLDNNFDLDANLVLKKAKERKAKVIFLACPNNPTGNRFSDTEIRNILEHADAAVVIDEAYYSFSGKTWLPLLKKHPNMIILRTLSKIGFAGLRIGVLTASQNIIDELNKIRLPYNINSLSQAVAITALEHQDVIERQISLLILERKRLYNALSKFPGVTAYPSETNFIMIRTAADASRIHQKLKQAGILIKNLNKPGPLKNCLRVTIGTPAENKEFLKTLKLILTANQQ, from the coding sequence ATGAGAACGAAATCACCGAAAACAAAAGACATCGTGACCCTTATCAGGCCCCAGGTGCGCAAGCTTGCGGCGTACCACGTCGACGAAACGCCCGTTCGCATCAAGCTCGACGCCATGGAGAACCCCTTCCCTCTGCCCGATGCGCTCCGTCGCGAGATCGCCGCCGTTGTCAGGAATACGAAGATCAACCTCTATCCTGATCCGTCGGCCAAAAAGCTCAAGAAGGCCATCGCTGCGATGTGGGGGATAAAGCCTGAACAGATGATCCTCGGCAACGGTTCGGACGAACTGATCCAGGCGGTCATCCTCGCCTTCGGCGGCCCCGTACTGGCCCCGGCGCCGACCTTTGCCATGTACGAGATCACCTCCCGCGCGCTCGCGCAGAGCGTAGTCACGGTACCGCTCGACAACAACTTTGACCTCGACGCGAACCTGGTGCTCAAGAAGGCAAAAGAGCGCAAAGCGAAAGTGATCTTCCTTGCCTGCCCGAACAATCCTACGGGAAACCGTTTCTCGGACACGGAGATCAGGAATATCCTGGAGCATGCCGATGCCGCGGTTGTGATCGATGAAGCGTATTATAGTTTTTCCGGCAAGACCTGGCTGCCGCTCCTGAAAAAACATCCCAATATGATCATACTCAGGACGCTTTCGAAGATCGGATTTGCCGGGCTTCGCATCGGCGTACTGACTGCCTCGCAAAACATCATCGATGAACTGAATAAGATCAGGCTTCCGTATAATATCAACAGCCTGTCCCAGGCGGTTGCGATAACCGCTCTCGAACACCAGGACGTCATCGAACGCCAGATTTCCCTGTTGATTTTGGAGCGGAAAAGATTATATAATGCGTTGTCGAAGTTTCCGGGCGTCACCGCCTATCCATCAGAGACCAATTTCATCATGATCAGGACTGCTGCGGACGCATCGCGAATTCATCAGAAGCTCAAGCAGGCCGGCATCCTTATCAAGAATTTGAACAAACCAGGACCGCTCAAGAACTGCCTTCGGGTGACCATCGGGACGCCGGCAGAGAACAAGGAGTTTCTGAAGACGCTGAAACTAATTTTGACTGCGAATCAGCAATAA
- the hisB gene encoding imidazoleglycerol-phosphate dehydratase HisB, translating into MRRKATIERKTKETDIRISLDLDGTGKYGIKTSVPFMDHMFSHIAKHGFFDLAIKAKGDIEIDDHHTVEDLGIAFGQALKKALGDSKGIRRYGEATVPMDEALAQVVMDLSGRPYLVYQLDLPKKYKLKDFDPGLAEDFFRSVANHAGMNLHIRILYGRDVHHMLEGIFKAFGRALDQATSLDPRIKGVLSTKGKI; encoded by the coding sequence ATGCGACGCAAAGCGACTATCGAACGCAAGACCAAAGAGACGGACATCAGGATTTCCCTGGACCTTGACGGGACCGGCAAGTACGGCATCAAGACCTCGGTGCCGTTCATGGACCACATGTTCTCGCACATAGCCAAACACGGCTTCTTCGACCTTGCGATCAAGGCAAAAGGCGATATTGAGATCGACGATCACCACACCGTGGAGGATCTCGGCATCGCCTTCGGCCAGGCGCTCAAGAAGGCGCTCGGGGACAGCAAGGGCATCCGGCGGTACGGCGAAGCGACCGTACCCATGGACGAGGCGCTCGCGCAGGTGGTCATGGACCTCTCCGGCAGGCCGTATCTTGTGTACCAGCTGGACCTGCCGAAGAAATACAAGCTCAAGGACTTCGATCCCGGACTTGCCGAGGACTTCTTCCGCTCTGTTGCCAATCACGCAGGCATGAACCTCCATATCCGCATTTTATATGGCCGCGATGTCCATCACATGCTCGAAGGCATCTTCAAGGCCTTCGGCCGCGCCCTGGACCAGGCCACGAGCCTCGATCCGAGGATCAAGGGCGTGCTCTCAACAAAAGGGAAAATCTAA
- the hisH gene encoding imidazole glycerol phosphate synthase subunit HisH, whose product MIAIIDYGMGNLRSVQKGFEHTGHEAVVTSDAKTILNANKVVLPGVGAFPDCMKNLEQYGLIDAVKKSVSVGKPFLGICLGLQLLFTESEEFGISKGLDIIKGRVVRFKGPAFDTPHEACPRTSQSGELGTLKVPHMGWNSLTFKRRPPALTDVPENSHVYFVHSFHVVPEDKGVIATTTPYGIEFVSSIWKDNILAVQFHPEKSQALGLSILKRFGEQKT is encoded by the coding sequence ATGATCGCTATTATTGATTACGGAATGGGCAATCTCAGGAGCGTCCAGAAGGGCTTTGAACACACAGGCCATGAGGCCGTAGTCACGAGCGACGCGAAGACGATCCTGAATGCGAACAAGGTAGTTCTGCCCGGCGTGGGCGCGTTCCCTGATTGCATGAAGAATCTGGAGCAATACGGCCTCATCGACGCGGTGAAGAAGAGCGTCAGCGTCGGCAAACCTTTTCTCGGCATCTGCCTTGGCCTCCAGCTCCTGTTCACGGAAAGCGAAGAGTTCGGAATATCGAAGGGTCTGGACATCATCAAGGGCCGCGTCGTTCGCTTCAAAGGCCCTGCATTCGACACTCCGCATGAAGCCTGCCCTCGAACGTCTCAATCGGGGGAACTCGGCACTTTGAAGGTCCCGCACATGGGCTGGAACTCACTTACCTTCAAGAGGCGGCCGCCTGCGTTAACAGACGTTCCCGAGAACAGCCATGTCTACTTCGTGCATTCATTCCATGTCGTACCGGAGGACAAGGGCGTGATCGCGACCACCACCCCATACGGCATCGAGTTCGTCTCGAGCATCTGGAAGGACAATATCCTTGCGGTCCAGTTCCACCCGGAGAAAAGCCAGGCGCTGGGGTTGTCGATCCTGAAAAGATTCGGAGAACAGAAAACATAA
- the rpmE gene encoding 50S ribosomal protein L31, producing MKQGIHPDYKLSAVHCACGEAYETRSTKPSIRLDICSVCHPFFTGKQKLIDTEGRIDKFRKKYTKA from the coding sequence ATGAAACAGGGAATTCACCCGGACTACAAGCTGTCGGCGGTCCACTGCGCCTGCGGCGAAGCATACGAGACCCGGTCCACCAAACCGAGTATCAGGCTTGACATCTGCTCGGTCTGCCACCCCTTCTTCACCGGCAAACAGAAGCTCATCGATACCGAAGGCCGCATCGACAAGTTCCGGAAAAAATACACCAAGGCATAA
- the hisD gene encoding histidinol dehydrogenase has product MKIIDSQQKDIVAELKRIINRGETATEEVAIVVKEVVERVRKHGDPAVLEYTEKFDRVTLALKDLKISPEEIRNAYTNVETKKVDALKLAAQNIRAFHEKQKISSWVSQEADGVILGQLARPIQCAGVYVPGGKACYPSTVLMNVIPARVAGVEHLVMCSPVPGGTMNPYILVAADIAGVSEIYKIGGAQAIAAMAYGTATIPKVDKIVGPGNIYVATAKRYVFGQVDIDMIAGPSEILVIADQSANPEFVASDLLSQAEHDELASSILVTTSRELAEKTDAEVERQLANLGRKEIARKAIDRFGVIVIVGDLQEAAAVSNSIAPEHLELAVEKPFELLALIKNAGAIFLGHYTPESVGDYIAGPNHVLPTGGTARFFSPLSTDSFMKKSSLIFYTKEGLDKVGEAVMQIADVEGLEAHGNTIRVRMAKK; this is encoded by the coding sequence ATGAAGATCATCGACTCACAGCAAAAAGACATCGTCGCTGAACTCAAGCGGATCATCAACCGCGGCGAGACCGCGACTGAGGAAGTCGCCATTGTCGTGAAAGAGGTCGTCGAGCGCGTTCGCAAGCATGGAGACCCCGCGGTGCTCGAATACACCGAGAAGTTCGACCGGGTGACCCTCGCGCTCAAGGACCTCAAGATTTCTCCCGAGGAGATCAGGAATGCCTATACCAACGTCGAAACAAAGAAGGTGGACGCGCTGAAGCTCGCGGCGCAGAACATCCGCGCCTTCCATGAAAAACAGAAGATCAGCTCCTGGGTCAGCCAGGAGGCCGACGGTGTTATCCTCGGCCAGCTCGCGCGGCCGATCCAGTGTGCCGGTGTCTATGTGCCCGGCGGCAAGGCGTGCTACCCCTCTACGGTGCTCATGAATGTGATCCCGGCCAGGGTAGCCGGTGTGGAGCATCTGGTGATGTGCTCTCCCGTGCCGGGTGGTACCATGAACCCGTACATCCTCGTTGCCGCTGATATCGCGGGTGTGAGCGAGATCTACAAGATCGGCGGCGCGCAGGCGATCGCGGCCATGGCCTACGGCACTGCCACGATCCCCAAGGTGGACAAGATCGTGGGACCGGGCAATATCTATGTGGCCACAGCCAAACGGTACGTCTTCGGCCAGGTGGACATCGACATGATCGCAGGGCCGAGCGAGATCCTAGTCATCGCCGACCAATCGGCAAACCCGGAGTTCGTTGCCTCGGACCTGCTGTCGCAGGCGGAGCACGATGAACTGGCATCCTCGATCCTCGTCACCACCTCGCGTGAGCTTGCGGAAAAAACGGATGCCGAGGTCGAGCGTCAGCTTGCTAACCTGGGCAGGAAAGAGATCGCCCGCAAGGCCATCGACCGGTTCGGCGTGATCGTGATCGTGGGCGACCTGCAGGAGGCTGCCGCGGTTTCCAACTCCATCGCGCCGGAACATCTGGAGCTTGCTGTTGAGAAGCCGTTTGAGCTCCTTGCGCTGATCAAGAACGCGGGCGCCATCTTCCTCGGCCACTACACGCCGGAGTCGGTGGGCGACTATATCGCCGGCCCGAACCACGTGCTCCCCACGGGCGGCACGGCCCGGTTCTTTTCGCCCCTGTCCACGGACAGCTTCATGAAAAAATCCAGCCTTATCTTCTATACAAAAGAGGGCCTGGACAAGGTGGGCGAAGCCGTGATGCAGATCGCGGACGTGGAAGGGCTGGAGGCGCACGGGAATACCATCCGGGTGAGGATGGCGAAGAAATAA
- a CDS encoding DUF1385 domain-containing protein, with the protein MMRSPRAFTVAVRKGGKPDAGIVVFKQELKPLGERFPILKIKIIRGSAALFEALWLGIRALNFSANEAIESEDGKKEEIGSLAMAGTMVVALAFSLGIFLALPLLLTNLLGSYYDTVNKNSLVFNLTDGVLRVGLFLGYVSGISFMKDIRRVFEYHGAEHKSIAAYESGKELTVENARQYSCIHPRCGTSFLIAVMVLSILLFSLIPGSWPLWAKGLSRIVLLPLIAGLGYEFIKYSAKQCGNPLIKTLMLPGLWLQRLTTREPSDDQIEVAIRALNEALAMEPR; encoded by the coding sequence ATGATGCGCTCGCCGCGCGCTTTTACCGTGGCCGTACGCAAAGGCGGTAAGCCCGACGCCGGGATCGTGGTCTTCAAGCAGGAGCTCAAGCCGCTCGGCGAACGGTTCCCGATCTTGAAGATAAAGATCATCCGGGGTTCGGCGGCGCTGTTTGAAGCGCTGTGGCTCGGCATCCGGGCGCTCAATTTCTCGGCGAACGAGGCGATCGAAAGCGAAGACGGAAAAAAAGAAGAGATCGGGTCCCTTGCCATGGCCGGTACCATGGTCGTGGCGCTGGCCTTTTCCCTCGGCATCTTCCTGGCGCTCCCCCTCCTGCTGACCAACCTGCTCGGCTCGTATTACGACACGGTCAATAAGAACAGCCTCGTGTTCAACCTTACGGACGGTGTTCTCCGGGTAGGGCTGTTTCTGGGATATGTTTCCGGCATCTCGTTCATGAAAGACATCCGGCGGGTCTTCGAATACCACGGCGCGGAGCATAAGTCCATCGCCGCCTATGAATCCGGGAAAGAACTCACGGTCGAGAACGCGCGGCAGTACTCCTGCATCCACCCTCGCTGCGGCACAAGCTTCCTGATCGCGGTCATGGTGCTTTCCATTCTCCTGTTCTCGCTCATTCCGGGCAGTTGGCCCCTCTGGGCAAAAGGTCTTTCGCGGATCGTCCTGCTGCCGTTGATCGCGGGGCTGGGATATGAATTCATCAAGTACAGCGCGAAGCAGTGCGGGAACCCTCTGATCAAAACCCTGATGCTGCCCGGACTCTGGCTTCAGCGCCTCACGACGCGAGAGCCGTCGGATGACCAGATAGAGGTCGCCATCAGGGCGCTGAATGAGGCCCTCGCGATGGAACCCCGCTGA
- the prmC gene encoding peptide chain release factor N(5)-glutamine methyltransferase produces MRRENQTPNIPNSARYAPYWEQVTIIEAILNATNRLSAAGVTHARLDAEVLLAHIIKKDRVWLITHRDDMLDDRARRDFDEAIRRRTKREPLQHIIGNQEFWGLEFTVTPDVLIPRPETELIVEAALALVQDRNSPVRIVDLCTGSGCIAVSLAKELASARVIATDASEKALAVARENARHHGVANRIRFLEGDLFEPLEELDIRGHIDIMVSNPPYVRTGDLPTLQPEVREYEPAMALIAGHEGTEIAMRIIRNATGYLKKSGALIMEMGLGQAEALTRMIETTGAYDKPGVLKDLAGIERVIVARKA; encoded by the coding sequence ATGCGACGTGAAAATCAAACACCCAATATTCCAAATTCCGCACGCTACGCTCCGTACTGGGAACAAGTGACCATCATCGAAGCCATACTCAACGCGACAAACCGGTTATCCGCAGCTGGCGTAACCCATGCCCGGCTCGACGCTGAAGTGCTTCTCGCTCATATCATCAAGAAAGACCGCGTCTGGCTCATCACCCATCGAGACGATATGCTCGATGATAGAGCTCGGCGGGATTTTGACGAAGCGATCCGACGCAGAACAAAGCGCGAACCGCTTCAGCATATCATCGGCAACCAGGAATTCTGGGGCCTTGAGTTCACGGTCACGCCTGACGTGCTCATCCCCAGGCCCGAGACCGAACTCATCGTTGAAGCGGCACTCGCGCTCGTCCAGGACCGGAACAGTCCGGTCAGGATCGTTGATCTCTGCACCGGCTCAGGCTGTATTGCCGTGAGCCTGGCGAAAGAACTGGCCTCTGCCCGCGTTATCGCGACCGATGCGTCTGAGAAGGCCCTTGCAGTTGCCAGAGAAAATGCCCGTCATCATGGCGTGGCAAATCGCATCCGATTTCTTGAGGGCGACCTTTTCGAACCGCTGGAAGAGCTGGACATTCGCGGGCACATTGATATCATGGTATCGAATCCGCCCTATGTTCGGACAGGCGACCTGCCCACACTCCAGCCCGAGGTGAGAGAGTACGAGCCTGCCATGGCGCTTATTGCCGGTCACGAGGGCACGGAGATCGCGATGAGGATCATAAGGAACGCGACCGGGTATCTGAAGAAGAGCGGCGCGCTCATTATGGAAATGGGACTGGGTCAGGCAGAGGCGCTCACGCGGATGATTGAAACAACCGGCGCATACGACAAACCCGGGGTCCTGAAGGACCTGGCGGGAATCGAAAGAGTGATCGTGGCAAGAAAGGCATAA
- the hisG gene encoding ATP phosphoribosyltransferase, translated as MPVKSKKSSPKETALASQKLKLGLPKGSLQEATFKLFDKAGYRVQVSSRSYYPTIDDPNIDCTLVRAQEMARYVDIGIFDVGLTGKDWILEQNADVVEVAELRYAKGGLNPVRWVVAVPEDSKIKTLKDLKGKRIATELVGYTKRYLKSRGVTAEIEFSWGATEVKPPRLADAIVELTETGSSLRANNLRIVEVMLESTTRLIANKKAWSDPWKRKKIENMAMLLQGALSAEEKVGLKMNAPKKNLKEICGLLPSMHAPTISHQTDPEWVSLEVILDEKQARDLIPRLKRRGASGIVEYPLNKVIA; from the coding sequence ATGCCTGTAAAATCCAAAAAGTCGTCGCCGAAAGAAACTGCTCTCGCAAGTCAAAAGCTCAAGCTCGGCCTGCCCAAGGGGAGCCTGCAGGAAGCAACCTTCAAGCTCTTCGACAAGGCAGGGTACCGCGTACAGGTCAGTTCGCGCAGCTACTACCCGACCATCGATGACCCGAACATCGACTGCACCCTGGTCCGGGCGCAGGAGATGGCGCGCTATGTTGATATCGGCATCTTCGATGTCGGCCTCACGGGCAAGGACTGGATCCTCGAGCAGAATGCCGATGTGGTCGAGGTCGCCGAGCTTCGCTATGCCAAGGGAGGCCTTAACCCGGTGCGCTGGGTCGTGGCCGTGCCCGAGGATTCAAAGATCAAAACGCTCAAGGACCTGAAGGGCAAACGCATCGCCACCGAGCTCGTGGGTTATACAAAGCGTTACCTTAAGTCCCGGGGAGTCACTGCCGAGATCGAATTCTCCTGGGGCGCCACGGAGGTGAAGCCTCCCCGCCTCGCCGATGCGATCGTGGAGCTCACCGAGACCGGCAGCTCGCTCCGCGCGAACAATCTTCGCATCGTTGAAGTGATGCTCGAGTCCACCACGCGGCTCATCGCAAACAAGAAGGCGTGGAGCGATCCATGGAAGCGGAAGAAAATCGAGAACATGGCCATGCTGCTCCAGGGCGCGCTGTCTGCCGAGGAAAAGGTCGGGCTCAAGATGAACGCCCCCAAGAAGAACCTGAAGGAGATTTGCGGCCTTCTGCCCTCCATGCACGCGCCGACGATCTCGCATCAGACCGATCCCGAGTGGGTAAGCCTGGAAGTGATCCTGGACGAAAAGCAGGCGCGCGACCTGATCCCCCGGCTCAAACGCCGCGGCGCATCGGGAATCGTGGAGTATCCCCTGAACAAGGTCATTGCGTAA
- the rho gene encoding transcription termination factor Rho codes for MNLVELKGKNIAELTEMANDLKVEGVSGLRKQELIFAILQAQTEKNGMIFGEGVLEILPDGFGFLRAPDYNYLPGPDDIYVSPSQIRRFNIRTGDTVSGQIRPPKEGERYFALLKVDAINYEDPEISRSKILFDNLTPYYPEKKIKLETIPTEYTTRAIDLVTPIGMGQRGMIVAPPRTGKTMLLQSIAKAILKNHKDIKLIVLLIDERPEEVTDWQRQVKAEIISSTFDEPPQRHVQVADMVIERAKRLVEHKKDVVILLDSVTRLARAHNAIIPASGKVLSGGLDANALQRPKRFFGAARSIEGGGGSLTILATALVDTGSRMDDVIFEEFKGTGNMELHLDRKLVEKRVFPAIDINASGTRKEELLVDKDDLNRMWILRKVLNPLSTVESMEFLLEKLKQNKTNRDFLDSMNK; via the coding sequence ATGAATTTAGTAGAATTGAAGGGAAAGAACATCGCCGAATTGACCGAGATGGCGAACGACCTCAAGGTCGAAGGTGTCAGCGGTCTGCGAAAACAGGAGCTGATCTTCGCCATCCTGCAGGCGCAGACGGAAAAGAACGGCATGATCTTCGGGGAAGGCGTGCTCGAGATCCTGCCCGACGGCTTCGGCTTCCTTCGGGCGCCCGATTATAACTATCTCCCCGGTCCCGACGATATCTACGTATCGCCCTCCCAGATAAGAAGGTTCAACATCCGGACCGGGGACACGGTCTCCGGCCAGATACGGCCGCCGAAAGAGGGCGAACGTTATTTCGCGCTCCTCAAGGTCGACGCCATCAACTACGAGGACCCCGAAATATCCCGAAGCAAGATCCTTTTCGACAACCTCACTCCCTACTACCCTGAAAAAAAGATAAAGCTTGAAACGATCCCGACGGAATATACCACGCGCGCCATAGACCTGGTGACGCCTATCGGCATGGGTCAGCGCGGCATGATCGTGGCCCCTCCCCGGACCGGCAAGACCATGCTGCTCCAGTCAATCGCCAAAGCGATACTGAAGAACCATAAAGACATCAAGCTCATCGTGCTGCTGATCGACGAGCGGCCCGAGGAAGTCACGGACTGGCAGCGCCAGGTCAAGGCCGAGATCATCAGCTCCACTTTTGATGAGCCGCCCCAGAGGCACGTGCAGGTCGCGGACATGGTCATCGAGCGGGCCAAGCGGCTTGTTGAGCACAAGAAGGACGTCGTGATCCTGCTTGACAGCGTCACCCGTCTCGCGCGGGCGCACAACGCGATCATCCCGGCGTCGGGCAAGGTGCTTTCCGGCGGTCTGGACGCCAATGCGCTCCAGAGGCCCAAGCGGTTCTTCGGCGCGGCCCGGAGCATCGAAGGGGGCGGCGGCAGCCTCACCATCCTGGCAACGGCGCTCGTGGACACGGGAAGCCGCATGGACGATGTGATCTTCGAGGAATTCAAAGGCACCGGCAACATGGAGCTCCATCTCGACCGGAAGCTGGTCGAAAAACGCGTGTTCCCGGCGATCGACATCAACGCGTCCGGCACCCGCAAGGAAGAACTGCTCGTGGACAAGGACGATCTGAACCGCATGTGGATCCTCAGAAAGGTCCTGAACCCGCTCTCCACCGTGGAGAGCATGGAGTTCCTGCTCGAGAAGCTCAAACAGAACAAAACGAACAGGGATTTCCTTGACTCGATGAACAAATGA